The Nostoc sp. 'Lobaria pulmonaria (5183) cyanobiont' genome window below encodes:
- the aqpZ gene encoding aquaporin Z yields MSLTKRCLAELIGTFWLVLGGCGSAVLAVAYTEDAAKISENTSFPLGIGLVGVSLAFGLTVLTGAYAFGHISGGHFNPAVSFGLWAGKRFPGSDLLPYILSQVIGAIIAGGIIYLIASGKTGFTLTGFNPLASNGYGTHSPGGYTLFACFITEVVMTFMFLLIILGVTDSRAPQGFAPLAIGFGLTLIHLISIPVTNTSVNPARSTGVALFAGVELFSQVWLFWIAPILGAILAGWLYVAVFNESTVEER; encoded by the coding sequence ATGTCTCTCACGAAACGTTGTTTGGCTGAATTGATCGGCACATTCTGGCTTGTTTTAGGTGGCTGTGGTAGTGCTGTTCTAGCCGTCGCCTACACAGAAGATGCTGCAAAAATCAGCGAGAATACTTCTTTTCCATTGGGTATTGGATTAGTAGGTGTATCCCTGGCATTTGGGCTTACTGTCCTCACAGGGGCTTATGCTTTTGGTCATATTTCTGGTGGTCATTTCAACCCAGCTGTTTCGTTTGGACTATGGGCAGGTAAGCGCTTTCCGGGATCTGACTTACTACCTTACATCCTCTCTCAAGTGATCGGTGCAATTATTGCTGGCGGGATTATCTACCTGATTGCTAGCGGCAAAACTGGATTTACGCTGACTGGCTTCAACCCACTGGCTAGCAACGGCTATGGTACTCATTCTCCAGGTGGTTACACGCTGTTTGCTTGCTTCATTACTGAAGTTGTAATGACTTTCATGTTTCTGCTGATTATTCTGGGTGTAACTGATAGCCGCGCTCCTCAAGGATTTGCACCACTGGCAATTGGTTTTGGACTTACCTTGATTCACCTAATCAGCATTCCTGTAACCAATACCTCGGTTAATCCTGCTCGTAGTACTGGAGTTGCTCTATTTGCAGGTGTAGAACTCTTTTCGCAAGTCTGGCTGTTCTGGATAGCTCCTATCTTGGGGGCTATTTTAGCAGGATGGTTATACGTAGCCGTCTTTAATGAATCAACTGTGGAAGAACGGTAA
- a CDS encoding response regulator has translation MDKPNLEIDKVQSQVMTLERPKKLKILVVDDEPDNLDLLYRTFRRDFNVLKADSGVNALQVLAAEGEVAVIISDQRMPEMKGTEFLSKTVPQFPDTVRIILTGFTDIEDLVEAINAGQVYKYITKPWDPGELKAVVQRAAETYDLLKQRTEELRRAHAQMALLSVLVQVTQAASSLEETLAPIARAVSETFGADGCILQLTDGNILVATQGTYSDTGTIENWLSQDPLTREAIATGQMQVSLNVLKDTKLVDTIHYPNTGVQAHLVIPISYRNQLLGVLSLQWKQPCTLREDELVLINLSAQLVAIALTSSRYQTTV, from the coding sequence ATGGATAAACCTAATCTCGAAATTGATAAAGTCCAATCTCAAGTTATGACTCTCGAACGACCAAAAAAGCTGAAAATCCTGGTAGTTGACGATGAGCCAGATAATCTCGATTTACTTTATCGCACATTTCGACGCGACTTTAATGTTCTGAAAGCTGATAGTGGGGTGAACGCCCTACAAGTTTTGGCAGCAGAAGGTGAGGTAGCGGTGATTATCTCCGATCAACGGATGCCAGAAATGAAAGGGACTGAGTTTCTCAGCAAGACTGTACCTCAGTTTCCCGATACAGTGAGAATAATTCTCACTGGATTTACTGATATAGAAGACTTGGTAGAAGCGATTAATGCCGGACAAGTCTATAAATATATCACCAAGCCTTGGGACCCAGGGGAACTGAAGGCAGTGGTGCAAAGAGCAGCAGAAACCTACGACTTGCTCAAGCAACGTACAGAAGAATTACGCCGTGCTCATGCTCAAATGGCGCTGCTGAGTGTTTTGGTGCAGGTAACTCAAGCCGCTTCTAGCTTAGAAGAAACTCTTGCTCCCATTGCTAGGGCTGTGAGTGAAACTTTTGGGGCAGACGGCTGTATTTTACAACTTACAGATGGAAATATTCTGGTTGCAACTCAAGGAACTTATAGCGATACAGGTACAATAGAAAATTGGCTATCTCAAGACCCACTAACCAGGGAAGCGATCGCCACGGGACAAATGCAAGTTTCCTTAAATGTACTTAAAGACACTAAATTAGTTGATACGATTCACTACCCAAATACGGGTGTGCAAGCACATTTAGTAATTCCAATTAGCTACCGCAATCAACTTTTGGGTGTATTGTCGCTACAGTGGAAACAACCTTGCACTTTGCGAGAAGATGAATTGGTGCTAATTAATTTATCAGCACAACTGGTGGCGATCGCTCTTACTAGTAGTCGCTATCAAACCACTGTGTAG
- a CDS encoding RuBisCO accumulation factor 1: protein MTDLPPNTQNPEDNTTNDVAQELLRRLRQKQGNWVEWGTAIASLLKTGYNPQEIFEATGFEPIQQNQVVVGSQVYNSLEKFGVSQETQSHYATRGSDVLYELRLLTQEERAAAAELIFVHKLDTDEVKEVAKAIKEFSYFRTLPEGFSAHPGDAVAYQVWKLARQNADLQQRSRLIAKGLRFAHTPGARQKIEQLLTDFTTVPQRPAPILPFYRLEFEEQLPRILPVVGELPLSRQDLQAVPILTEIEPFRMVKFSGEQAWIPLPGWQVLLAAEDPVVILANSDRFPIQTQNQIGPVVVVVDRAKRKWDASSYFVVENGGELEFQWFENETEIPLLGQIIIIVRPKKILDEELTKDSWQIDE, encoded by the coding sequence ATGACTGATTTACCACCCAACACTCAGAATCCCGAAGATAATACTACCAACGATGTAGCACAAGAGTTACTGCGAAGGCTGAGGCAAAAACAAGGCAACTGGGTGGAATGGGGAACCGCGATCGCCTCGTTGTTAAAAACCGGTTACAACCCTCAAGAAATTTTTGAGGCGACTGGATTTGAGCCGATTCAACAAAACCAGGTGGTTGTTGGTTCTCAAGTTTACAATTCTTTGGAAAAGTTTGGAGTATCGCAAGAAACGCAATCGCACTATGCCACACGCGGCAGCGATGTTTTATACGAGCTACGTTTACTTACTCAAGAAGAACGTGCCGCCGCCGCCGAACTGATCTTTGTCCACAAACTTGACACCGATGAGGTGAAGGAAGTGGCAAAAGCAATTAAAGAGTTCTCCTATTTCCGCACTTTGCCAGAAGGGTTTTCTGCTCATCCTGGGGATGCTGTTGCCTACCAAGTTTGGAAACTGGCACGCCAAAATGCAGATTTACAACAGCGATCGCGCCTAATCGCCAAAGGTTTGCGTTTTGCTCACACGCCAGGTGCAAGGCAAAAAATCGAACAGCTGCTGACTGATTTTACTACCGTTCCCCAGCGTCCAGCGCCAATTTTACCCTTCTACCGTCTGGAATTTGAGGAACAGTTACCCCGAATCTTGCCCGTAGTAGGCGAGTTGCCATTATCACGACAAGACTTGCAAGCTGTGCCCATACTGACAGAAATAGAACCATTTCGGATGGTCAAGTTTTCTGGAGAGCAAGCTTGGATACCCTTACCTGGTTGGCAAGTGCTATTGGCGGCAGAAGATCCAGTAGTGATTTTAGCGAATAGCGATCGCTTCCCCATCCAAACCCAAAACCAAATAGGCCCCGTCGTAGTTGTGGTAGATCGTGCCAAACGGAAATGGGATGCCTCTAGCTATTTTGTTGTTGAAAATGGTGGTGAATTAGAGTTTCAGTGGTTTGAAAATGAGACAGAAATTCCTCTACTAGGACAAATTATTATCATTGTGCGTCCTAAGAAAATTCTGGATGAAGAATTAACTAAGGATTCCTGGCAGATTGACGAATAA